The Brassica napus cultivar Da-Ae chromosome C1, Da-Ae, whole genome shotgun sequence DNA segment AGAACATATAATACAAGGCAAGCTCATTAATATCACAaaagtaaatattattattacataGGTATTTAATCCATTACAATAATCTGATCCAATTCAAAATGCAGCAGCATCAGAATGCATATATAAGAAACTCTGTAATCATACTCTTCCATGTAGGGTTCTCAGTAAgctgtaaataaataaacttctGATCTCCATTCGAAGCCAGCAGAGGGGGCACCAATGCAAAACCTTAGATGAGGTCGATAAAAGGAGGACCAGTCTATACTCGAGGAGGAGGGGTCAGTACCCAGTGGTAGTAGAGACCAATACCTTGTGCTCCCTAAGGCGCTTCTGGAAATGAGCAAGACGGTTCTGCAGTTGGAGTATACCTGCAGCCTTCTGAGAGAGAATTGTGTTCAGTCTCGAAATGTAACCATCTAGATGGTTTCCAGGCTGGTCTGCTTCCACCAGCAGATTCATCTCCTGCACATGTGATCCCAAAAAGGGATTAAAAGAGAGAATCGAAACCAGAGGCTTGGCAAAAAAAATCTGAGAAGAATCATACCTCTTTCACTATGTTCATGGTATCCTCAACTTGTTTACGGTGTGCATTCACAAggtcttcttcttcctgttaAAATGGTTCTTGAGTCGAGGCTCATAAAAACATACGATTCTTTTTTTGAAGGAGAATGAGTTACCTGCAGAAGTGCATTTAGATTGTCATCGGAGCTTGACTTCTTCATATCAGGCCTTGGCATGTCTCTTGACTTCATTGGAATATTAGGTTTCTGGATTCTCTCCTGTGCATAGGAAACCTCTGGCTTCACGTTTTTCTTCCACATTTGCTTCTCTTGCTCGTAATCCGATGCATCAAACTCATCGTTCTCTTCATTCCACATCTCATTCACGTCATCCTCATAGTTGGAAGGAGCAGGAAGTGCGGTAGATAAAGGAACCTTTGTAGACTCCCTTAGGTTTAACGTTGAAGAAGACACATCTTTCTTAGAGCCGTTTCCCTTCGAGAGACTCTTAACCCTACAGTTCCTCACATTTAACGGGATACACATAtgacaacaaaaaaagaaagaaagaaaagtaaaaaaccAAACCTGTCAGCGTATCTTAAGGTGTTAAGAGTGTGCTCACACGATCCAGAGCTCGGagatatgcaagatatcatcaCAGTACGAGAGTTCCCCATGAAAGAGTCCCTGAGAACTTCAGTCAACTTACTCCCTCTAAAAGGGATGTGACCTTGATCATTATCCAAAGCTCTAATACACTCTTTTAACGCCAGCAAGCTCTTATTGATCTCTGCTCCTTCCAATCTCGTCTGCTTGTCATTGTCCGTTGTGTCTGCACCTCGTTCACTTCCAGCAAGATCGATGAAAGAAAGCTTGCCAACGAGGCGAGGGGGCTTTGACTGATTCCCCTCAGCTGATTTTTTAATAGCGAGCTGAAGGATAGCGTGAGAGCGAGAGGATTCTTCGTTTGCGCCAGTGGTTCCAGTACTTCTCGTCGCGCTTCCTCTCTCGATAAGCTCCACGATAGCATCTGTGTCGGAGACTCTGTACTCTTGCAAACCGACGATGCACACTTGCTGCTTACCGTCCTCTCTCATGCACAGCTTCCTATTAAAAGGTAAagaaaagtttttgttttctttcagtTACATTTAATAGGCGTAACGGTGAAGATGAGATAACAACTTACTTCCTCTCGCTGAGGAGATCATAAAGCTTTCCTCCGTAGATTTCGAAGAAGCTGACGAACAGCTGAAACCCTTGGTTTCTGTACGTGTGGTGCATCAACCTTAGGATATCCCTTGAAGCCTTAAGAGGCAAAGGCTTCATTGTATAGGTTTTGCCACTACCTGAGAGGGCAAACGTAAAAGGTAGATGGTTCACATTCAGAATTATACAAATTCTAGAAAATGGGTTTAGTTTCACAGAGACTACTTATTACCTGTCTGCCCATATGCAAAGCAAGTGGCTTTGATGCGCTGGAAAATTAATGGCACAACAGGCTCCACTGTCTCACGATAGACCTCATCATTTGATACTTCCTCATCTAACACAGCATCAAACACAAACTCATGCTTTTCAACATAAGCTGTCAAGTCAACCTACAATGATAAAAGTTAGAGATCAGTCTTAGTGTCTTGCTACAGAGAGGACTTTGTGCGTACTCAAACCATCAGTAACTAACCTTGACTTTGGTTTCGTGAACTGTTAAGCAATTGGAATGTGTGTCAATAATGTCTTCCTCGTTTTTTACCGACTCCTTTTTGTTAAGTGGTCTCTTGCGCACCTGTTGAGGAAATTATTAGTACTTGCTAAAGACAGGGTAGGATTGAACAGAAGTGAATAGGAAGGCGACGTACAACAACTTTGATCTTTGCAACAGCATTCATCTTTTCTTTCTCAGCTGCCAAGTTATCAGCCAACGCACGGCTACGGTTAGGCTGCTGCTTGTTGTAAGCCTCAAAGTCATCAAAGCTTTGGCTTTGACTAGGATTGAACATTGACGGTCCATCTAACTGGCTAGAAACTGGAATCTgctgataaaaataataagttaGAAGATTACAGCAAGACCAAAAGCAATGAAGTTCACACCATTCATCTTATCTTAAACAGAGAATCAAACAATCAGATGGTGTCATATGAATCATTGACTTATGGATACCAAATTGGTAAAGAATAAATCAGaatttgttttactaaaaataGTTTGATGAAGTAAAGAGAGCTGTGCAATGAGTCCACTCTATCAACAAGCAATAAATTTTATGGATGCACAGCATTTAATCATAAAACACCTACCTCAGGAAGAAGCTCAGTATCAAAAGAATGAAGATCCAAGAGGCCGGGACTAAACTCAGATTCATCATTGTTCCTTCGTTGGCTCGATGGACGAGAACCGTATTGAGGAGTAGTTGGTTCTCCAAAGAAGTCGTTTCTCTGAGCATTCTGGTATCCTCTTGCTCCTTGTCCACCACCATAGTATCCATAATCCTGTGTGTACAAGTCACTCAACACCATTAAATTCAAAACTTGAATAAcatcaaacacacaaaacaacttcGACTAGCAATCAAAACCACCAGATCGAGAATCTGCATTTAAAAGATCAAGAAACCTCGCGGGCTAATAGATCTTCTTAGAAAACGATAGAAAGTTCGAAGCTTTTACATTGGGGGATGGCTGAAAGTGCGGGAGACCAGTGGATTGGAGCCATCTGCCATTGGAGGAAGACATGTCGAGAGGGTTATCGGAGAGCTGCCTCTGGTGGTGAACCGCCGCCGCGCCAGATCTCTGTCTCCCGTTCATCGCCGCCGGGGAATCGAATATCAGTTCTTGTCTCTTAGCTCGAATCGGAGATCCTTTTGATCGGATCTCTCTGTGACCAAAGTTTTGCtcttttatctctctctctctctctgtctcgaCAAGACGAGGATGaagttcaaattaaagcttagagTAGGAGAGGAGGCATTGGTCgctgtttctttctctctctctttcaaacGCTCCCTTAAACTCGGTTTCTAAAATGTCATTTCAAttcttatattataattattaaatgagaTTTGTGGACCAGTTCATATGGTTTACATATAAtagatattttggattttacatTATATGAATCTTGTTACTAATTTCCTATTTAGAGTtggttaataatattaattatgtttgcTTTTTTATTAGGATTTTGTCAACTTTATTACTAGTGCGCTGCTGGTATTTAATCCAAAATGGTCTGAATCATGgttatcaaatttgaaaaatcaAATACAAATGCAATTTAAATAACTTTTGCTGTTCCCTAGCTTCATCTCATTTCACCAAGCTGATCTACAACATATGCCGCATAATAAATGTGTATCCATGCAAAATAAACCAAGTGGTTtggaattaaatattttaacattgaATCTGGTTATTTTCATAAAGGAAATTCAGCTAAGATGATTGATAATCGGTTTATCTAAGTTTgaataaatgatattaacctATGTaggtatttattttattattttattcttccTTCTTATGTTTTAGAGTTACATTATCGacgattaaaatataaaataactttttgtTTCACTTTATATCTTCTCATCttgaattttctttcatctaAATATTAGAATGTTCACTTAATTAAATGTACAAaactttagaaaataaaaattaaaacacttTATATGGTAGTTGAGTAGcagagagagagtgagattgaagGAATTTAGGTAAATTCACGTTCTTGATCATTATTGATTTGATTGAAAACagtacaaaattaaataaaaaggaaacaacaacttTCAAACACGTGAGGAGTAGTACTAAACGACGCCGTGTAGATCGTGACAATTTAGAAACACGTGATGGCCCACTAAGTAAGACAGTTGTTGTTGGACTGAACTCGCGCTCCCTTCATTTTGTAATGTTCGTGCTTTGTTCTCTGACTCGGGTCCCACGTCATAAAATATCTTTGGACGAAAGCGTAAATACACACAAGATAACGCCACGTGTTTTCTTCATATCGAACGGCTCTAAATAAAAGGACTACGACA contains these protein-coding regions:
- the LOC106376846 gene encoding kinesin-like protein KIN-13B isoform X2; this translates as MNGRQRSGAAAVHHQRQLSDNPLDMSSSNGRWLQSTGLPHFQPSPNDYGYYGGGQGARGYQNAQRNDFFGEPTTPQYGSRPSSQRRNNDESEFSPGLLDLHSFDTELLPEIPVSSQLDGPSMFNPSQSQSFDDFEAYNKQQPNRSRALADNLAAEKEKMNAVAKIKVVVRKRPLNKKESVKNEEDIIDTHSNCLTVHETKVKVDLTAYVEKHEFVFDAVLDEEVSNDEVYRETVEPVVPLIFQRIKATCFAYGQTGSGKTYTMKPLPLKASRDILRLMHHTYRNQGFQLFVSFFEIYGGKLYDLLSERKKLCMREDGKQQVCIVGLQEYRVSDTDAIVELIERGSATRSTGTTGANEESSRSHAILQLAIKKSAEGNQSKPPRLVGKLSFIDLAGSERGADTTDNDKQTRLEGAEINKSLLALKECIRALDNDQGHIPFRGSKLTEVLRDSFMGNSRTVMISCISPSSGSCEHTLNTLRYADRVKSLSKGNGSKKDVSSSTLNLRESTKVPLSTALPAPSNYEDDVNEMWNEENDEFDASDYEQEKQMWKKNVKPEVSYAQERIQKPNIPMKSRDMPRPDMKKSSSDDNLNALLQEEEDLVNAHRKQVEDTMNIVKEEMNLLVEADQPGNHLDGYISRLNTILSQKAAGILQLQNRLAHFQKRLREHKVLVSTTTGY
- the LOC106376846 gene encoding kinesin-like protein KIN-13B isoform X1, yielding MNGRQRSGAAAVHHQRQLSDNPLDMSSSNGRWLQSTGLPHFQPSPNDYGYYGGGQGARGYQNAQRNDFFGEPTTPQYGSRPSSQRRNNDESEFSPGLLDLHSFDTELLPEQIPVSSQLDGPSMFNPSQSQSFDDFEAYNKQQPNRSRALADNLAAEKEKMNAVAKIKVVVRKRPLNKKESVKNEEDIIDTHSNCLTVHETKVKVDLTAYVEKHEFVFDAVLDEEVSNDEVYRETVEPVVPLIFQRIKATCFAYGQTGSGKTYTMKPLPLKASRDILRLMHHTYRNQGFQLFVSFFEIYGGKLYDLLSERKKLCMREDGKQQVCIVGLQEYRVSDTDAIVELIERGSATRSTGTTGANEESSRSHAILQLAIKKSAEGNQSKPPRLVGKLSFIDLAGSERGADTTDNDKQTRLEGAEINKSLLALKECIRALDNDQGHIPFRGSKLTEVLRDSFMGNSRTVMISCISPSSGSCEHTLNTLRYADRVKSLSKGNGSKKDVSSSTLNLRESTKVPLSTALPAPSNYEDDVNEMWNEENDEFDASDYEQEKQMWKKNVKPEVSYAQERIQKPNIPMKSRDMPRPDMKKSSSDDNLNALLQEEEDLVNAHRKQVEDTMNIVKEEMNLLVEADQPGNHLDGYISRLNTILSQKAAGILQLQNRLAHFQKRLREHKVLVSTTTGY